From the genome of Leptolyngbya sp. FACHB-261, one region includes:
- a CDS encoding tetratricopeptide repeat protein: QALELRQRLLGQDHPDVATSLNNLALLYDSQGRYSEAEPLYLQALELRQRLLGQDHPDVATSLNNLAVLYVSQGRYSEAEPLLVQALELYQRLLGQEHPNVATSLNNLGAFYVERKRFNDAGPLLVKALEMRERLLGAEHPDTVRTRQWLERLQAEMDSEEHS; the protein is encoded by the coding sequence GCAGGCGTTGGAGCTGAGACAACGCTTGCTTGGGCAGGACCATCCCGATGTTGCCACTAGCCTCAATAATCTGGCTTTACTTTACGATTCACAGGGCCGCTACAGTGAGGCTGAGCCTTTGTATCTGCAGGCCTTGGAGCTCAGACAACGCTTGCTCGGGCAGGACCATCCCGATGTTGCCACTAGCCTCAATAATCTGGCTGTACTTTACGTCTCACAGGGCCGCTACTCCGAGGCAGAGCCTTTGTTAGTGCAGGCCTTGGAGCTGTATCAACGCTTGCTAGGGCAGGAACATCCCAATGTTGCCACTAGCCTCAATAATCTAGGCGCTTTTTATGTCGAGCGAAAGCGTTTCAATGATGCTGGACCCTTGTTGGTCAAAGCTCTAGAAATGCGTGAGCGGCTTCTGGGAGCAGAACACCCTGACACAGTTAGAACTCGTCAATGGCTTGAGAGACTTCAGGCTGAGATGGATTCAGAGGAGCACTCATGA